A stretch of Fusarium poae strain DAOMC 252244 chromosome 2, whole genome shotgun sequence DNA encodes these proteins:
- a CDS encoding hypothetical protein (BUSCO:3404at5125), which yields MPHQESAPVAKTNSADFTKLSSSLPFGQQVSLSSISGPTYVTAQLLVQQIAYKLSDKIFSYSPETFDLDIALKQWASQNEKNIHGYSTEVLPLQTRVGAGALALGYIFSPDFDVTKRHIPQSLVAPSGSLQQLRGTLDQLSLLYGVSSPFVAHVAALDYSDSKGLVSNYDVALRLAEDLGLGLVASTSTYEAQHMSIFATLLATLLPTLHIYDGVRVARETLRVVDALSENGVADLYSKLSAEAGKLNTRLDTAGKAVELLKLFNDELGTVYQPFEYHGHESPDVVLVAFGSVESQVSKEVLAKLSVDGAKVGVVNVRIYRPFIEEAFLNAIPASARTIAVLGQVKDELAVEDEATQSALYSDVLTAVTFSGKFDNEPEVLDIKYTPAQSFTPQGLVGTLHKIFNNDGEAKKLPSLVQAQQFTFWDLDSSPALNSPSVIGSLLSQESTSNVYVNEIFDNLTQGGVVRSDLRSSKKALEAPYDIDDADTIVIGDENILKEIDVLKGLADGGKVIIKLSNFKDDEVEKRLPVAFRKGLQEKSAHLFILDSTYSPAFEKDPLFTKLLLELSFLKVALPDYTPEKIAKHILAEGHPPTLEESIDAVGLCLRQFEVPATWAEVDTDFAAPNLPATIQSNSFVVHDKEEAEETFELRDWQAAAKSLAFKEAYGTKNVLRPELAVKTSTITVKENRRLTPQDYDRNIFHIEFDLGDSGLTYKIGEALGIHAENDEEEVGQFIEFYGLNPAELVQVPAREDSSLLETRTVFQALVQNVDILGKPPKRFYEALAEFATDETEKQKLEALASPTGAEDLKRRTEVDTATYVDILEEFKSARPSFQELIKIVSPAKRREYSIASAQAVTPNSVSLMIVVVDWVDPRGRTRYGHATRYLSRLPVGAKVTASVKPSVMKLPTKDTAPLIMAGLGTGLAPFRAFVQYRAMQKAQGKEIGSILLYLGSRHQREEYLYGEEWEAYLAAGVVTLIGSAFSRDQPQKIYIQDRMRQTLKEIAKAYVQDEGSFYLCGPTWPVPDVTKVLEEAIAHEAKAAGKKIDPRKEIEKLKEEGRYVLEVY from the coding sequence ATGCCTCACCAAGAGTCGGCTCCTGTGGCCAAGACCAACTCTGCTGACTTCACCAAGCTGTCGTCCAGCCTTCCTTTTGGTCAGCAGGTTTCTCTATCTTCCATCTCCGGCCCGACATATGTGACTGCCCAGCTTCTCGTCCAGCAGATCGCATACAAGTTGTCCGACAAGATCTTCTCATACTCTCCCGAGACCTTCGACCTCGATATCGCACTCAAGCAATGGGCCTCCCAGAACGAGAAGAACATCCACGGATACTCCACTGAGGTTCTGCCCCTCCAGACCCGAGTCGGTGCTGGTGCGCTCGCCCTGGGTTACATCTTCTCTCCCGACTTCGATGTCACCAAGCGCCACATCCCCCAGTCTCTGGTCGCTCCCTCGGGCAGCCTTCAGCAACTTCGCGGTACTCTCGACCAGCTCTCTCTCCTCTATGGCGTCTCCAGCCCCTTTGTTGCCCATGTCGCCGCTCTCGACTACTCCGACAGCAAGGGCTTGGTCTCCAACTACGATGTTGCTCTTCGCCTTGCTGAggaccttggccttggtcttgttgcCAGCACCTCTACCTATGAGGCTCAACACATGTCCATCTTTGCGACTCTCCTGGCTACTCTCCTTCCCACTCTTCACATCTACGATGGTGTCCGCGTTGCCCGTGAGACTCTGCGTGTTGTTGATGCTTTGAGCGAAAACGGTGTTGCTGACCTGTACAGCAAGCTCTCTGCTGAGGCTGGCAAGCTCAACACTCGCCTTGACACTGCCGGCAAAGCTgttgagcttctcaagcttttCAACGACGAGCTTGGCACCGTTTACCAGCCTTTCGAGTACCACGGCCACGAGTCTCCTGATGTCGTTCTCGTTGCCTTCGGCAGCGTCGAGTCTCAGGTTTCCAAGGAGGTCCTGGCCAAGCTCTCCGTTGACGGAGCCAAGGTTGGTGTGGTCAATGTGCGAATCTATCGACCTTTCATTGAGGAGGCTTTCCTCAATGCTATCCCTGCCTCTGCCCGCACCATCGCCGTTCTCGGCCAGGTCAAGGATGAGCTTGCTGTCGAAGACGAGGCTACCCAGTCTGCTCTCTATAGCGATGTTCTGACCGCTGTTACTTTCTCCGGCAAATTTGACAACGAGCCTGAGGTCCTTGACATCAAGTACACCCCTGCTCAGTCTTTCACTCCTCAGGGTCTGGTTGGCACTCTGCACAAGATCTTCAACAACGACGGCGAGGCTAAAAAGCTGCCTTCTCTCGTCCAGGCTCAACAGTTCACCTTCTGGGACCTCGACAGCTCTCCCGCTCTCAACTCCCCCAGTGTGATTGGCAGCCTCCTCTCCCAGGAGTCTACCTCTAACGTCTATGTTAACGAGATCTTTGACAACCTTACCCAGGGTGGTGTTGTCCGCAGTGATCTACGATCCTCCAAGAAGGCTCTCGAGGCTCCCTACGACATTGACGATGCTGACACCATCGTCATTGGTGACGAGAACATTCTCAAGGAGATCGATGTCCTTAAGGGCCTGGCTGATGGTGGCAAGGTCATTATCAAGCTGTCCAACTTCAAGGAtgatgaggttgagaagcGTCTTCCTGTTGCTTTCCGAAAGGGTCTCCAGGAGAAGTCCGCTCATCTTTTTATCCTCGACTCTACCTACTCTCCTGCTTTTGAGAAGGATCCTCTCTTCACCAAGCTCCTTCTTGAGCTGTCTTTCCTGAAGGTTGCTCTTCCTGACTACACCCCTGAGAAGATTGCCAAGCACATCCTGGCTGAGGGTCACCCTCCTACTCTGGAGGAGTCCATCGATGCTGTCGGCCTCTGCCTCCGCCAATTCGAGGTTCCTGCCACCTGGGCCGAGGTTGATACTGACTTTGCTGCCCCCAATCTTCCCGCCACCATCCAGTCCAACAGCTTCGTTGTTCACGACAAAGAGGAGGCTGAAGAGACATTCGAGCTCCGTGACTGGCAAGCTGCTGCCAAGTCTCTCGCTTTCAAGGAGGCTTATGGCACCAAGAACGTTCTGCGCCCTGAGTTGGCTGTCAAGACCTCCACCATCACCGTCAAGGAGAACCGTCGCCTTACTCCTCAGGATTACGATCGAAACATCTTCCACATTGAGTTTGATCTCGGCGACTCTGGTCTTACTTACAAGATCGGTGAGGCCCTAGGTATCCATGCTGAGaacgacgaggaggaagtCGGTCAATTCATCGAGTTCTATGGTCTCAACCCTGCCGAACTGGTCCAGGTCCCTGCTCGTGAGGATTCTAGCCTTCTCGAGACCCGCACCGTCTTCCAGGCTCTCGTCCAGAACGTCGACATTCTTGGCAAGCCTCCCAAGCGCTTCTACGAGGCCCTTGCTGAGTTTGCCACTGATGAGActgagaagcagaagctTGAGGCTCTTGCCAGCCCTACTGGCGCCGAGGACCTGAAGCGCCGCACTGAGGTCGACACAGCTACCTACGTCGACattcttgaggagttcaagtCTGCTCGCCCTAGCTTCCAGGAGCTTATCAAGATTGTCAGCCCCGCGAAGCGCCGAGAGTACTCTATCGCTTCTGCCCAGGCTGTCACTCCCAACTCGGTGTCTCTGATGATTGTCGTTGTCGACTGGGTTGACCCTCGTGGCCGCACCCGTTACGGACATGCTACCCGTTACCTCAGTCGTCTGCCGGTTGGGGCCAAGGTCACTGCCTCTGTCAAGCCTTCCGTCATGAAGCTGCCTACCAAGGACACTGCTCCTCTCATCATGGCCGGTCTTGGAACGGGCCTCGCTCCCTTCCGTGCCTTTGTCCAGTACCGTGCCATGCAGAAAGCTCAGGGCAAGGAGATCGGCTCCATCCTTCTGTACCTTGGTTCTCGTCACCAGCGTGAGGAGTACCTCTACGGTGAGGAATGGGAGGCCTACTTGGCTGCCGGTGTTGTCACTCTTATTGGTTCTGCCTTCTCTCGTGACCAGCCTCAGAAGATCTACATTCAGGACCGTATGCGCCAGACTCTCAAGGAGATTGCCAAGGCCTACGTTCAGGATGAAGGCAGCTTCTACCTGTGTGGTCCTACCTGGCCTGTGCCTGACGTGACCAAGGTTCTCGAGGAGGCTATTGCCCACGAGGCCAAGGCTGCTGGCAAGAAGATTGATCCCCGCAAGGAGATTGAGAAGCTTAAGGAGGAGGGACGATACGTCCTTGAGGTTTACTAG
- a CDS encoding hypothetical protein (SECRETED:SignalP(1-20)~MEROPS:MER0000328) yields MVQLKTFAVIATTLFGCALAAPTTPEGLDSAIPDSYIITLKSEIKPPTIKAHMKWVGDVHKRSLEKRGLEKRDSDNGVEKTFETEAGFRGYAGTFDPETIKEIKKSSAVAHVEPDQRVQLTWKPSKRQEQPAQPSTETGQDEQPSDGDDDEESLEKRDEVNQTPSTWGLGTISHRKMGFNNYYYHKSSGSSSYAYLVDSGVRTTHKEFQGRAKNGWTAFRRDFTDRLGHGTHVAGILAGKTYGVAKKAKVISVKVFQGDSADLSVIMTGIEWAVNDIIKKKRQEFSVINLSLGVNGVSGALNDIIKNAAKAGVVIVVAAGNQGKSASLTSPSSAPQAITVGAIDNNWKIPDWSNYGSLVDIMAPGVDIVSASWLSDNGTYIQDGTSMACPHVAGLVLYAQSVYGIVGVKSTTNFIKKYATNNKIQGSRRGSPNRIANNNNFAQTK; encoded by the exons ATGGTTCAACTCAAGACCTTCGCAGTTATTGCGACCACGCTCTTTGGCTGTGCCCTAGCAGCTCCCACAACACCAGAGGGCCTTGACAGTGCAATCCCCGACAGCTACATCATCACACTCAAGTCTGAGATTAAGCCACCCACAATCAAGGCTCATATGAAATGGGTTGGTGACGTTCATAAACGAAGTCTCGAGAAACGTGGTCTCGAGAAGCGCGATAGCGATAACGGTGTTGAGAAGACATTTGAGACTGAAGCTGGTTTCCGAGGCTACGCTGGTACTTTCGATCCTGAAACAATAAAGGAGATCAAGAAAAGCTCAGCT GTGGCACACGTTGAGCCTGATCAACGAGTTCAGTTAACATGGAAACCAAGCAAGCGACAAGAACAGCCCGCGCAACCCTCAACAGAGACAGGTCAAGATGAACAGCCTAGCGAtggagatgatgacgaggaatCCCTTGAAAAGAGAGATGAGGTCAACCAGACACCCAGCACATGGGGACTCGGAACTATCTCACACCGCAAGATGGGTTTCAATAACTACTACTATCATAAGTCGAGTGGCTCCTCCTCGTACGCCTACCTCGTCGATAGTGGTGTGCGCACCACCCACAAGGAGTTCCAGGGTCGTGCCAAGAACGGCTGGACAGCTTTCAGGAGAGACTTCACCGACCGTCTCGGACACGGTACTCACGTCGCTGGAATCCTTGCTGGTAAGACCTATGGCGTCGCtaagaaggccaaggtcaTCTCTGTCAAAGTCTTCCAAGGTGACTCGGCCGATCTGTCAGTCATCATGACCGGTATTGAGTGGGCTGTCAACGacatcatcaagaagaagcgccAAGAGTTTTCCGTCATCAACCTATCTCTCGGTGTCAACGGTGTTTCTGGTGCTCTCAATGATATCATCAAGAATGCCGCCAAGGCTGGTGTTGTCATCGTTGTCGCTGCAGGTAACCAAGGCAAATCTGCCAGTCTGACATCCCCTTCTTCTGCCCCTCAGGCCATCACTGTTGGAGCCATTGACAACAACTGGAAGATTCCCGACTGGTCCAACTATGGTTCCTTAGTTGACATCATGGCTCCTGGCGTCGATATCGTTTCTGCCTCGTGGCTGAGCGACAACGGTACCTACATCCAAGATGGTACATCCATGGCCTGTCCTCACGTCGCTGGTCTTGTCCTGTATGCCCAATCAGTTTACGGCATCGTTGGAGTCAAGTCGACGACAaacttcatcaagaagtATGCCACCAACAACAAGATTCAAGGTTCGCGTCGTGGCTCACCCAACCGAAttgccaacaacaacaacttcgCTCAAACCAAGTGA